The region GATGGAAAGACTAAAATATGGTATTGACATTCCTATTGTTATGGTGTATTATACAACTAGTACACTAATCAACACATACAAGAGAAATCCTTTGAAAGGAGGCTTTGAATGGAGTTTAATAATAATATGCCTATTTATATGCAAGTAATTCATGAGTTAAAGAAAGAGTTAATTCGTGGTAATCTAGCACTTGGTAGTAAAATGCCTTCCGCTAGGGATTTAGCAATTCAATATCAAATTAATCCAAACACTGCGAATCGTATTTACCGAGAGATGGAACTTCAAGAGCTCTGCTACACAAAGCGAGGTCTAGGAACCTTTGCAACAGAGGATGAGCAAAGACTTATGCGGGTAAGGGAAGAGATGGCCAAGGAGTATATGAGTGCATTTCTTATAGGCATGAGAGATTTGGGTTTACAAGAAGAGGATGTGATTTCTCTCATTAAAAAAGAGTTTGACAATACAAAGGAGCAGGGTTTAAGTTAAAGATTTTCATCTGAAATAATGGGAATCTAAGAAATCATGAAACAAACTTTTAAATGAAAAAGTACATGATTAGAAATGGAGGCTAAGATGTTAGTTAGTAAGGATGTTGTAAAACGGTATATGTCAAAAGTGGCAGTATCGGGTATCTCCATGCAAATGGAGGAAGGAAAAATTTATGCATTACTCGGTCCTAATGGGAGCGGGAAAACAACTTGGATGAAGATGGTAGCAGGTTTGATTAAACCTACCATGGGGTCTATCACATACAATGAATTGCCGATTGGTATAGAAAGCAAAAAGAAAATTGCTTATATGTCCACGGAGCCATTTTTTTATGATTACATGACAGTAAAAGATGTTGGTAAGTATTACGCGGATTTTTTTGAAGATTTTGATATGGCAAAGTATGAACGACTAGTCGCCAAGATGGATTTAAATATGAAAGATAAATCAAAAAACCTTTCCTCTGGTCTTTCTGCAAAGTTAAAGATCGCAGCGACGCTTGCAAGGAAGGCAGAAGTATATTTACTTGATGAACCTTTAAATGGAATTGATATTATAGCGAGAGATCATATCATGAATGCAATATTAGAGGTAGCAAACGAGAAGACGATGATTGTAATATCGAGCCATCTGGTAGATGAATTAGAAAAAATAATAGACAATGCAATCTTTATAAAGAGTGGAGCATTAGTTTTAAATGGTGATGCGGAGACCATTCGAAAAGAACATCAAAAATCTATCGTAGATTTGTATAAGGAAATCTATGCATAAGAGAGGGGAGTAAAAAAATCTATGTTTAAATTAATTAAGTATGAGTTAAGAAAACAATGGTTTTCCAAGCTCTTTATATTGATTGTAATGGGAATATTAGAGCTTTCTTTTTTATTTAATCTGATAAGAGATAATAAGAATTCGTTAGGAATTACAATCGGAATTATGACATTTGTTGCATTCACCGCGATTATGTTTGTATCTTTTGAATGTATTATGACCTATTCCAAAGACTTAAAAACGAAACAAAGTTATATGCTTTTCCTTACACCAAATTCAACTTACAAAATTGTCGGTGCAAAAGTAATAACCTCTGTTGCGCAGATTGGAATTACAGCAGCATTTATGATTGGTGTGGTAATCCTTAATATGTCTGTAGTTATGATACGCTATAAAGAGATTGGGAATACGATAGAATTAATACAGAGACTGATGAGAGAAGTAATGGGATTAGATGTTGATTATGGTCTCAT is a window of Lachnoclostridium phytofermentans ISDg DNA encoding:
- a CDS encoding GntR family transcriptional regulator is translated as MEFNNNMPIYMQVIHELKKELIRGNLALGSKMPSARDLAIQYQINPNTANRIYREMELQELCYTKRGLGTFATEDEQRLMRVREEMAKEYMSAFLIGMRDLGLQEEDVISLIKKEFDNTKEQGLS
- a CDS encoding ABC transporter permease — its product is MFKLIKYELRKQWFSKLFILIVMGILELSFLFNLIRDNKNSLGITIGIMTFVAFTAIMFVSFECIMTYSKDLKTKQSYMLFLTPNSTYKIVGAKVITSVAQIGITAAFMIGVVILNMSVVMIRYKEIGNTIELIQRLMREVMGLDVDYGLILIAIFAFLLEWIEKVIMGMLAITLSTTFLSNTKGKGIVSLIIFFVLNYIVGRIGKLFMPKSMPMFDTFMIDAIFMAFVIAAFYLATAWMLDKKVSV
- a CDS encoding ABC transporter ATP-binding protein — encoded protein: MLVSKDVVKRYMSKVAVSGISMQMEEGKIYALLGPNGSGKTTWMKMVAGLIKPTMGSITYNELPIGIESKKKIAYMSTEPFFYDYMTVKDVGKYYADFFEDFDMAKYERLVAKMDLNMKDKSKNLSSGLSAKLKIAATLARKAEVYLLDEPLNGIDIIARDHIMNAILEVANEKTMIVISSHLVDELEKIIDNAIFIKSGALVLNGDAETIRKEHQKSIVDLYKEIYA